In the genome of Nocardioides seonyuensis, one region contains:
- a CDS encoding zf-HC2 domain-containing protein gives MTHTWHAEEPTLRSWVDGSAEPVLAASLEAHLLTCAECRRRTAALSPPTPASDAVRRWESLADVIDQPRRSRLTRLGLATPAQRGAWLAALALLLALPAAVALLGGRLPLLLALAPLAPMAAVAAAYGRSIEPAGEMALAAPVAGLRIVALRSLAVALPAVPLGIGGALVVGLPLDAALAWLLPGAALAALVLAAGTTRVDPATVAAGLGSVWALAVSIPPAARRVPAQTVVDLVASTPFQATALAVAMLAVAVTIARRDHVAYRRTA, from the coding sequence GTGACGCACACGTGGCACGCCGAGGAGCCGACCCTCCGCTCGTGGGTGGACGGATCCGCCGAACCCGTCCTCGCTGCCTCCCTCGAGGCGCACCTGCTCACCTGTGCGGAGTGCCGCCGTCGCACGGCGGCACTGTCACCGCCCACGCCCGCCAGCGACGCCGTCCGACGCTGGGAGTCACTCGCCGACGTCATCGACCAACCGCGCCGCAGCAGGCTGACACGGCTGGGACTGGCGACACCCGCCCAGCGCGGTGCGTGGCTGGCTGCCCTCGCGTTGCTCCTCGCGCTGCCAGCCGCGGTGGCGCTCCTCGGTGGCCGCCTCCCGCTCCTCCTCGCGCTGGCACCGCTGGCGCCGATGGCCGCCGTGGCGGCCGCCTACGGGCGGTCCATCGAGCCCGCGGGCGAGATGGCCCTCGCCGCCCCCGTCGCGGGCCTGCGCATCGTGGCCCTTCGCAGCCTCGCGGTGGCGCTCCCGGCCGTCCCGCTCGGGATCGGAGGGGCGCTGGTCGTCGGCCTCCCGCTCGACGCCGCGCTCGCGTGGCTGCTGCCCGGCGCGGCGCTTGCGGCACTGGTGCTCGCCGCGGGCACGACCCGGGTCGACCCCGCGACGGTCGCGGCGGGGCTGGGCTCGGTGTGGGCCTTGGCCGTCAGCATCCCGCCGGCTGCCCGCAGGGTTCCTGCGCAGACCGTGGTCGACCTCGTCGCCTCCACACCTTTCCAGGCCACCGCGCTGGCCGTCGCCATGCTCGCGGTCGCCGTCACCATCGCCCGCCGCGACCACGTCGCCTACCGGAGGACCGCATGA
- a CDS encoding RNA polymerase sigma factor has protein sequence MGTEETGWESRHAPEESSDADLVRAVGAGDRAALRELFQRHEPWLATRLGRRCADPAMVDTAIQETFLTVWRKPSGWRGEGEVAAWLWGIAVRSLLHQLRPRASVVDRLRGLRGSPMASAEEEVLARVEHSDVGLAFARLSPELQAVVQATVLDGLTTREAAALLGIPSGTVKSRMSRARSELREAML, from the coding sequence ATGGGGACCGAGGAGACGGGATGGGAATCCCGGCACGCACCCGAGGAGAGTTCCGACGCCGACCTGGTGCGGGCTGTCGGTGCGGGTGACCGTGCCGCCCTGCGGGAGCTCTTCCAGCGTCACGAGCCGTGGCTGGCCACGCGTCTCGGCCGTCGATGCGCCGACCCGGCCATGGTGGACACCGCGATCCAGGAGACGTTCCTGACGGTGTGGCGCAAGCCGTCGGGATGGCGTGGCGAGGGCGAGGTGGCGGCCTGGCTCTGGGGCATCGCGGTGCGCTCGCTGCTCCACCAGCTCCGGCCGCGCGCGAGCGTGGTCGACCGGCTGCGGGGCCTGCGCGGGTCCCCGATGGCGTCGGCCGAGGAGGAGGTCCTGGCCCGGGTGGAGCACAGCGACGTCGGGCTCGCCTTCGCCCGCCTCTCCCCCGAGCTGCAGGCGGTCGTCCAGGCGACCGTCCTGGACGGGCTCACCACCCGCGAGGCCGCCGCCCTGCTGGGCATCCCCAGCGGCACCGTCAAGAGCCGGATGAGCCGCGCTCGCTCCGAGCTGAGAGAGGCAATGCTGTGA
- a CDS encoding class I SAM-dependent methyltransferase, whose translation MTIEPDTKDWTWVLERRCPECGFDAAAHGVEDLPKLLRDTTWLFGRALRGPDAAERPDPGTWSPLEYACHVRDVHTIFAERLRAMLAEDTPTFANWDQDETAVAEKYSEQDPQAVDVELVEAAGDVAGLYASVRTDQLGRRGVRSNGSEFTVETLGRYHLHDVVHHLHDIGWDPKGATVRAYDEFAAAYREGTSGMTEDVRHLLDRFAERAGHGARVLEIGSGGGRDALELEARGLVVHRTDISSGFVALLREAGQEAEVLDPLVDELGGPWDAVWASACLLHVEREDLPVVLRRLAEATRHGGVLHVGVKEGDGEAWSTHGSVTVPRRFVFWREEPLVETLRGAGWQVETVTRGTGTKGDSWLEILAERA comes from the coding sequence ATGACGATCGAGCCCGACACCAAGGACTGGACCTGGGTGCTCGAGCGCCGCTGCCCCGAGTGCGGGTTCGACGCTGCGGCCCACGGGGTGGAAGACCTGCCCAAGCTGCTGCGCGACACGACGTGGCTCTTCGGTCGTGCCCTGCGCGGGCCCGACGCCGCTGAACGACCGGATCCGGGCACCTGGTCGCCCTTGGAGTACGCCTGCCACGTGCGCGACGTGCACACGATCTTCGCCGAGAGGCTGCGGGCGATGCTCGCCGAGGACACGCCCACCTTCGCCAACTGGGACCAGGACGAGACAGCGGTCGCCGAGAAGTACTCCGAGCAGGACCCGCAGGCCGTCGACGTCGAGCTGGTCGAGGCGGCCGGCGACGTGGCCGGTCTCTATGCGAGCGTCCGGACCGACCAGCTGGGCCGTCGCGGGGTGCGCTCCAACGGAAGCGAGTTCACCGTCGAGACACTCGGTCGCTACCACCTCCACGACGTCGTCCACCACCTCCATGACATCGGCTGGGACCCCAAGGGGGCGACCGTGCGGGCCTACGACGAGTTCGCCGCCGCCTACCGCGAGGGCACCTCCGGCATGACCGAGGACGTACGCCACCTGCTCGACCGTTTCGCCGAGCGTGCCGGCCACGGAGCGCGCGTGCTCGAGATCGGAAGCGGTGGGGGCCGTGACGCCCTCGAGCTCGAGGCACGCGGGTTGGTGGTGCACCGCACCGACATCTCGTCGGGCTTCGTCGCGCTCCTGCGCGAGGCGGGCCAGGAGGCGGAGGTCCTCGACCCCCTGGTCGACGAGCTGGGCGGCCCCTGGGACGCGGTATGGGCGAGCGCCTGCCTGCTGCACGTGGAGCGCGAGGACCTCCCGGTGGTCCTGCGCCGCCTGGCAGAGGCGACTCGCCACGGGGGAGTGCTGCACGTCGGCGTCAAGGAGGGGGACGGCGAGGCGTGGTCCACCCACGGCAGCGTCACCGTGCCGCGTCGCTTCGTGTTCTGGCGCGAGGAGCCGCTGGTGGAGACCTTGCGGGGCGCCGGCTGGCAGGTCGAGACGGTCACCCGCGGGACCGGCACCAAGGGGGACAGCTGGCTCGAGATCCTGGCGGAGCGAGCGTGA
- a CDS encoding DUF3046 domain-containing protein → MRHTEFWDRMDHALGADYSRSWADMTVMSELDGRTASEALAAGVSPKQVWAAVWRTLELPVSER, encoded by the coding sequence GTGAGGCACACCGAGTTCTGGGACCGGATGGACCACGCGCTCGGCGCCGACTACTCGCGCAGCTGGGCTGACATGACGGTCATGTCCGAGCTCGACGGGCGCACGGCCAGCGAGGCGCTGGCGGCAGGGGTGTCCCCCAAGCAGGTGTGGGCGGCGGTCTGGCGCACCCTGGAGCTTCCGGTGTCCGAGCGATGA
- a CDS encoding MFS transporter, translating to MTQAVTQVDVEAIQRRTVRPLVVAQAVGAVGITVGVATASLLARDLSGSEAQAGFVQSAQTLGAALFAFWLARVMALRGRRLGQVAGLLTGAAGALLAVVAGEVGSMALLLVGAILLGATTAANASARYAATDLAHPEHRARDLSTVVWATTIGAVLGPNLSGPSGVLARSVGVPELTGPFLVGGIMMLAAAGVVWAGMRPDPLLTARALADAGAAAEPAVGTRDVANASPRGALGVIVSDPLLLASVAAQACAHAAMVAVMIMTPLHMEHGGAHLDVIGFVISIHVLGMFAFSPLVGRACDRVGRGPVMAAGGVVLMASVVLSGASRAGMSWHISLGLFLLGLGWSMATVAASATIADRAPLERRTQVQGGSDMFMLLAAAGAGALSGPVVGEWGYSWLAYSTSVLAVGVVAAGVTIRTTRPE from the coding sequence ATGACGCAGGCCGTCACGCAGGTCGACGTCGAGGCGATCCAGCGTCGTACCGTGCGGCCGCTGGTCGTCGCACAGGCGGTCGGGGCGGTCGGCATCACCGTCGGGGTCGCGACGGCGTCCCTCCTCGCGCGCGACCTCTCGGGGTCGGAGGCGCAGGCAGGGTTCGTCCAGAGTGCGCAGACTCTCGGAGCCGCTCTCTTCGCGTTCTGGCTGGCCCGTGTCATGGCCCTGCGCGGCCGCCGGCTGGGGCAGGTGGCCGGGCTCCTGACCGGGGCGGCTGGCGCACTCCTGGCCGTCGTGGCCGGGGAGGTCGGTTCGATGGCGCTCCTCCTGGTCGGCGCCATCCTGCTCGGCGCCACGACGGCTGCGAACGCGTCCGCGCGCTACGCGGCCACCGACCTCGCCCACCCGGAGCACCGGGCGCGCGACCTCTCCACCGTCGTGTGGGCGACGACCATCGGCGCCGTCCTCGGCCCCAACCTCAGCGGGCCCTCGGGCGTCCTGGCCCGGAGCGTCGGGGTCCCCGAGCTCACGGGCCCCTTCCTCGTGGGGGGGATCATGATGCTTGCCGCGGCCGGCGTCGTCTGGGCAGGGATGCGGCCCGACCCCCTGCTCACGGCGAGGGCGCTCGCCGATGCCGGGGCGGCCGCCGAGCCAGCCGTGGGCACGCGCGACGTCGCGAACGCGTCTCCGCGCGGAGCACTGGGTGTCATCGTGTCGGACCCGTTGCTGCTGGCATCGGTCGCGGCGCAGGCGTGCGCACATGCCGCGATGGTGGCCGTCATGATCATGACCCCGCTCCACATGGAGCACGGCGGCGCCCACCTCGACGTCATCGGCTTCGTGATCTCGATCCACGTCCTGGGGATGTTCGCGTTCTCGCCCCTGGTCGGACGCGCGTGTGACCGCGTGGGGCGTGGTCCCGTCATGGCAGCGGGCGGTGTCGTGCTGATGGCCTCGGTCGTCCTGTCGGGCGCGTCGCGTGCCGGGATGTCGTGGCACATCTCCCTGGGCCTGTTCCTGCTCGGGCTGGGCTGGTCGATGGCGACGGTCGCCGCCTCGGCGACCATCGCGGACCGCGCGCCGCTCGAGCGCCGTACCCAGGTGCAGGGCGGCTCCGACATGTTCATGCTCCTCGCTGCGGCCGGCGCCGGGGCGCTGTCCGGGCCAGTGGTGGGGGAGTGGGGCTACTCCTGGCTCGCCTACAGCACCTCGGTGCTCGCCGTCGGGGTCGTGGCGGCCGGCGTCACGATACGCACGACACGCCCGGAGTGA
- the recA gene encoding recombinase RecA gives MAGGDREKALDAALANIEKSFGKGSVMRLGDETRAPLEVIPTGSIALDVALGLGGLPRGRVVEIYGPESSGKTTVALHAVASAQAMGGIVAFIDAEHALDPDYAKALGVDTDALLVSQPDSGEQALEIADMLVRSGALSLIVIDSVAALVPRAEIEGEMGDSHVGLQARLMSQALRKMTGALNNSNTTAIFINQLREKIGVMFGSPETTTGGRALKFYSSVRLDVRRIETLKDGTDMVGNRTRVKVVKNKVAPPFKQAEFDIMYGKGISREGGLIDVGVEAGIIRKAGAWYTYEGDQLGQGKENSRNFLRDNPDLANEIEKLILEKLGVTPSVDKPADDLSDEPIGVNDF, from the coding sequence ATGGCTGGTGGAGACCGCGAGAAGGCACTCGATGCCGCGCTCGCCAACATCGAGAAGTCGTTCGGCAAGGGCTCGGTCATGCGACTGGGCGACGAGACGCGTGCCCCTCTCGAGGTGATCCCCACCGGGTCGATCGCGCTCGACGTGGCGCTCGGGCTGGGCGGTCTGCCCCGCGGCCGGGTGGTGGAGATCTACGGTCCGGAGTCCTCCGGCAAGACGACGGTCGCCCTGCACGCGGTGGCCAGCGCCCAGGCCATGGGCGGCATCGTGGCCTTCATCGACGCCGAGCACGCGCTCGACCCCGACTACGCCAAGGCACTCGGCGTGGACACTGACGCGCTGCTCGTCTCCCAGCCCGACTCCGGCGAGCAGGCGCTCGAGATCGCCGACATGCTCGTCCGGTCCGGTGCCCTGTCACTCATCGTCATCGACTCCGTGGCCGCGCTGGTGCCTCGGGCCGAGATCGAGGGGGAGATGGGTGACAGCCACGTGGGTCTGCAGGCACGGCTGATGAGCCAGGCGCTGCGCAAGATGACCGGTGCCCTCAACAACTCCAACACCACCGCGATCTTCATCAACCAGCTGCGCGAGAAGATCGGCGTGATGTTCGGCTCGCCCGAGACCACGACGGGTGGTCGGGCGTTGAAGTTCTACTCCTCGGTGCGCCTCGACGTGCGCCGGATCGAGACGCTCAAGGACGGCACCGACATGGTCGGCAACCGCACCCGCGTCAAGGTCGTCAAGAACAAGGTGGCCCCGCCGTTCAAGCAGGCGGAGTTCGACATCATGTACGGCAAGGGCATCAGCCGCGAGGGTGGCCTGATCGACGTCGGAGTCGAGGCAGGGATCATCCGCAAGGCCGGCGCCTGGTACACCTACGAGGGCGACCAGCTCGGCCAGGGCAAGGAGAACTCGCGCAACTTCCTCAGGGACAACCCCGACCTGGCCAACGAGATCGAGAAGCTCATCCTGGAGAAGCTCGGTGTCACTCCGAGCGTCGACAAGCCTGCCGATGACCTCAGTGACGAGCCCATCGGGGTCAACGACTTCTGA
- a CDS encoding regulatory protein RecX, translating into MPEETRPAPTWAGDVQLGVEAWVGDPRPTPTPTPSAQAVPTDHQGQGPEADHEAVARKILLDALTGQARSRKELADKLARKDVPAELATRLLDRFTEVGLVDDSAFAHQWVESRQRSRGLAPRALSQELRRKGVDDETIKEALEQIDEDDQREAARRLVRRKLRSVQGLDQQAATRRLAGMLARKGYSAGLAFAVVRAELGADALPDDM; encoded by the coding sequence ATGCCTGAGGAGACCCGTCCCGCACCCACGTGGGCCGGCGACGTCCAGCTCGGAGTCGAGGCGTGGGTCGGTGATCCACGACCCACGCCGACCCCGACTCCGAGCGCACAGGCAGTCCCGACCGACCACCAGGGGCAAGGACCGGAGGCCGACCACGAGGCAGTGGCTCGCAAGATCCTCCTCGACGCGCTCACCGGCCAGGCTCGCTCCCGCAAGGAGCTCGCCGACAAGCTGGCCAGGAAGGACGTCCCGGCTGAGCTGGCGACCAGGCTGCTGGACCGCTTCACCGAGGTGGGCCTGGTCGACGACTCCGCGTTCGCCCACCAGTGGGTCGAGAGCCGCCAGCGCAGCCGAGGCCTCGCTCCCCGTGCGCTCTCCCAGGAGCTGCGACGCAAGGGGGTGGACGACGAGACGATCAAGGAAGCGTTGGAGCAGATCGACGAGGACGACCAACGCGAGGCCGCGCGTCGGCTCGTGCGTCGCAAGCTCCGATCAGTCCAGGGCCTCGACCAGCAAGCCGCCACCCGTCGCCTGGCGGGAATGCTCGCCCGCAAGGGCTACTCCGCCGGCCTCGCGTTCGCGGTGGTGCGTGCTGAGCTCGGTGCCGATGCGCTTCCTGACGACATGTGA
- a CDS encoding GNAT family N-acetyltransferase has protein sequence MPAADAPPRLVVAHEGRELSGVVRPGESAYEAALRTTATATGDPVPQDLSAQPQRWLIDHDRVVAVRAMTRGDLRDVARWRAEPHVDRWWHGDGPATLDTVTEKYAAAVDGMTPTRMWVVEVNGRSVGFVQDYRVGDYPDFAILAPDPDAIGCDYVIGEPEWVGRGIGTQALWAWMLRTRRRRPEATSFFAAPDHRNAASLRLLDKVGFTRGTWFDEPRSDGSVATCVGCSVEVRRVLG, from the coding sequence ATGCCCGCTGCTGATGCGCCACCCCGGCTGGTGGTGGCCCACGAGGGCCGCGAGCTGTCAGGAGTGGTGCGGCCCGGGGAGTCCGCCTACGAGGCCGCCCTGCGGACGACGGCGACCGCGACCGGCGACCCGGTGCCGCAGGACCTCTCGGCACAGCCGCAGCGCTGGCTCATCGACCACGATCGCGTCGTCGCCGTGCGTGCCATGACTCGAGGCGACCTTCGAGACGTGGCACGCTGGCGCGCGGAGCCTCATGTGGACCGCTGGTGGCACGGGGACGGTCCGGCCACGCTGGACACCGTCACGGAGAAGTACGCCGCCGCCGTCGACGGGATGACGCCGACCCGGATGTGGGTGGTCGAGGTCAACGGCCGGTCGGTGGGCTTCGTCCAGGACTACCGCGTCGGCGACTACCCCGACTTCGCGATCCTTGCGCCCGATCCCGATGCCATCGGCTGCGACTACGTCATCGGCGAGCCGGAGTGGGTCGGGCGCGGCATCGGCACCCAAGCCCTCTGGGCCTGGATGCTGCGCACCCGGCGGCGCCGACCGGAGGCGACGTCGTTCTTCGCCGCGCCGGACCACCGCAACGCGGCGAGCCTGCGCCTGCTCGACAAGGTCGGGTTCACGCGGGGGACGTGGTTCGACGAGCCCCGTTCGGACGGCTCGGTCGCGACCTGCGTGGGATGCAGCGTCGAGGTTCGCCGCGTGCTCGGCTGA
- a CDS encoding polyphosphate kinase 2 family protein, producing the protein MTSSIVEEIRLSQGPVDLASRETDAAPGFTGKKADGKAALAAMADELADLQERLWAERTAGSERRVLLVLQGMDTSGKGGTLRHTVGLVDPQGVRITSFKAPTEEELAHDFLWRVEKAVPSPGYIGVFDRSHYEDVLIAKVRNLADPAEIERRYAAINDFEERLVEGGTSVLKCMLHISVDEQKDRLQERLDNPEKHWKYNPGDLDERALWDDYRTAYEVALERTNTEAAPWYVVPADKKWFRNLAVGQLLLETLRGMDLRWPVAEFDVNAEKSRLAEEASLR; encoded by the coding sequence ATGACGTCCAGCATCGTCGAGGAGATCCGGCTGTCGCAGGGCCCGGTCGACCTGGCTTCCCGAGAGACCGACGCGGCCCCGGGGTTCACCGGGAAGAAGGCCGACGGGAAGGCAGCGCTCGCAGCGATGGCCGACGAGCTTGCCGACCTGCAGGAGCGCCTGTGGGCCGAGCGCACGGCCGGTTCCGAGCGCCGGGTCCTGCTCGTTCTCCAAGGAATGGACACCAGCGGGAAGGGCGGGACACTTCGCCACACGGTCGGCCTCGTCGACCCCCAGGGCGTCCGGATCACCAGCTTCAAGGCCCCGACCGAGGAGGAGCTGGCCCACGACTTCCTGTGGCGGGTCGAGAAGGCCGTGCCGTCGCCGGGCTACATCGGCGTGTTCGACAGGTCGCACTACGAGGACGTGCTGATCGCCAAGGTGAGGAACCTCGCCGACCCGGCGGAGATCGAGCGTCGCTACGCCGCGATCAACGACTTCGAGGAGCGGCTCGTCGAAGGCGGCACGTCGGTCCTCAAGTGCATGCTGCACATCAGCGTCGACGAGCAGAAGGACAGGCTCCAGGAGCGCCTGGACAACCCGGAGAAGCACTGGAAGTACAACCCGGGGGACCTCGACGAGCGAGCCCTGTGGGACGACTACCGGACTGCCTACGAGGTGGCGCTCGAGCGCACCAACACCGAAGCCGCGCCGTGGTACGTCGTGCCCGCCGACAAGAAGTGGTTCCGCAACCTCGCCGTCGGCCAGCTCCTGCTGGAGACCCTGCGGGGCATGGACCTGCGCTGGCCGGTCGCCGAGTTCGACGTGAACGCCGAGAAGTCGCGTCTCGCCGAGGAGGCCTCGCTCCGGTGA
- a CDS encoding HipA family kinase yields the protein MPTVAVTRYVTPLREGGSLPGVVEGDDLGTYVCKFRGAGQGARVLVAEVIASGLARRLDLRTPRLVVLDLDPELARYEADEEVQDLLNASAGPNLGIDFLPGAFGVDAQLGVSDEEGARVLWLDAFTANVDRSWRNPNLLLWHGDLWVIDHGASLYFHHGWTGGIGDPARFAAQPWDVSGHVFESCARHVSQVHEDLVDRLGEAAFDEILAEVPDAWLEAVPGGETPNELRSAYVAFLSARLASDAWLPGVLR from the coding sequence ATGCCGACCGTCGCGGTCACGCGCTACGTCACGCCGTTGCGCGAGGGCGGCAGCCTGCCCGGCGTCGTGGAGGGTGATGACCTGGGGACCTACGTGTGCAAGTTCCGCGGTGCTGGCCAGGGTGCGAGGGTCCTCGTCGCCGAGGTGATCGCGAGCGGCCTGGCTCGACGTCTGGACCTGCGCACCCCGCGCCTCGTGGTCCTCGACCTCGACCCCGAGCTGGCTCGCTACGAGGCCGACGAGGAGGTGCAGGACCTCCTCAACGCGAGCGCCGGCCCCAACCTCGGGATCGACTTCCTCCCCGGAGCCTTCGGTGTGGACGCCCAGCTCGGAGTGTCCGACGAGGAGGGCGCCCGCGTGCTGTGGCTGGACGCGTTCACTGCCAACGTGGACCGCTCCTGGCGCAACCCCAACCTGCTGCTGTGGCACGGCGACCTGTGGGTCATCGACCACGGTGCGTCGCTCTACTTCCACCACGGGTGGACCGGGGGCATCGGCGATCCGGCGAGGTTCGCCGCGCAGCCGTGGGACGTGAGCGGCCATGTCTTCGAGTCCTGTGCTCGCCACGTCTCCCAGGTGCACGAAGACCTGGTCGATCGCCTCGGCGAGGCGGCCTTCGACGAGATCCTCGCCGAGGTGCCCGACGCCTGGCTCGAGGCCGTGCCGGGTGGCGAGACACCGAACGAGCTGCGCAGCGCCTACGTCGCCTTCCTGTCCGCGCGCCTGGCGAGCGACGCATGGCTGCCGGGAGTGCTGCGATGA
- a CDS encoding DUF3037 domain-containing protein: protein MRMSYQYVVLRCVPRPDREEFLNVGVVLHCQSADFLDVRWHVDRDRFRVLDPLLDLDQVCEALTFVEGVCRGDDRGGAAARQSPGQRFGFLKAPRSTVLQPGPVHGGVTDDPARQLERLLEQLVG from the coding sequence ATGAGGATGTCCTACCAGTACGTCGTGCTGCGCTGTGTCCCGCGACCCGACCGCGAGGAGTTCCTCAACGTCGGAGTGGTGCTGCACTGCCAGTCCGCCGACTTCCTCGACGTGCGCTGGCACGTCGATCGCGACCGGTTCCGCGTGCTCGACCCGCTGCTCGACCTCGACCAGGTGTGCGAGGCCCTCACGTTCGTCGAAGGTGTCTGCCGAGGTGACGACCGAGGGGGAGCGGCAGCCCGCCAGTCGCCCGGGCAGCGCTTCGGCTTCCTCAAGGCCCCACGCAGCACCGTCCTGCAGCCGGGCCCCGTCCACGGGGGCGTCACCGACGATCCCGCCCGCCAGCTCGAGCGCCTGCTGGAGCAGCTCGTCGGCTGA
- a CDS encoding sirohydrochlorin chelatase has product MAAPALVALAHGSRDPRSAATIKALVAEVKALRPDLRIETAFLDLSKPSFQTVVDRLVKAGFDEIVVVPLLLTEAYHAKVDVPEAIAEASARHSGLRIQASRILGMEAAFLEVLDVRLRDALKAARVRELDALVLAAAGSSDPLANQSVARIARTWGARHKLPVTAAYASAAPPATGEAVRAFRAEGRRHIAVASFFLAPGTLPDRAGELALEAGAVVVSDPLGAHPEVARAVLARYAVGAVELVPV; this is encoded by the coding sequence ATGGCTGCTCCTGCTCTGGTGGCCCTGGCCCACGGAAGCCGGGACCCTCGTTCGGCCGCCACGATCAAGGCCCTGGTGGCCGAGGTCAAGGCACTCCGGCCCGACCTGCGGATCGAGACTGCGTTCCTCGACCTCTCCAAGCCGTCCTTCCAGACGGTGGTGGACCGTCTGGTCAAGGCCGGGTTCGACGAGATCGTCGTCGTACCCCTGCTGCTGACCGAGGCCTACCACGCGAAGGTCGACGTCCCCGAGGCCATCGCGGAAGCGAGCGCACGACACTCCGGCCTGCGCATCCAGGCCTCCCGCATCCTCGGCATGGAGGCCGCCTTCCTCGAGGTGCTCGACGTCCGGCTGCGCGACGCCCTCAAGGCCGCTCGTGTGCGCGAGCTCGACGCCCTGGTCCTGGCCGCGGCCGGGTCCTCGGACCCGCTGGCCAACCAGTCGGTGGCACGCATCGCGCGCACGTGGGGCGCCCGGCACAAGCTGCCCGTCACCGCCGCCTACGCCTCCGCCGCACCTCCGGCTACCGGCGAGGCGGTGCGCGCCTTCCGGGCCGAGGGGAGGCGCCACATCGCCGTGGCGTCGTTCTTCCTCGCGCCGGGCACCCTGCCCGACCGGGCCGGCGAGCTGGCCCTCGAGGCAGGCGCCGTCGTCGTCTCCGACCCGCTCGGCGCCCACCCCGAGGTGGCACGCGCCGTGCTGGCCCGCTATGCCGTCGGAGCCGTCGAGCTGGTCCCCGTCTGA
- a CDS encoding phosphoadenylyl-sulfate reductase yields MSALTRAAREFRGTHTAGRTPEELRELVSHAGAELELAPAEVIVEWAVATFGERFCLTSSMGDAVLAHVASTVAPGIDVVFLDTGYHFAETIGTRDAVEATMPVNLITITPKQTVAEQDAEHGKDLFQRDPDACCALRKVAPLADALARYDAWATGLRRAETHNRVIAPVIGWDARKGKVKVSPLARWSDEQVERYIVENNILVNPLVHDGYPSIGCWPCTRRVAPGDDPRSGRWAGTAKTECGIHS; encoded by the coding sequence CCCACACCGCCGGGCGTACGCCCGAGGAGCTTCGCGAGCTCGTCTCCCACGCCGGAGCCGAGCTGGAGCTCGCACCCGCCGAGGTCATCGTGGAGTGGGCGGTCGCGACGTTCGGCGAGCGGTTCTGCCTGACCTCCTCCATGGGGGACGCCGTCCTCGCCCACGTCGCATCGACCGTCGCTCCCGGCATCGACGTGGTCTTCCTCGACACCGGCTACCACTTCGCCGAGACCATCGGCACCCGTGACGCCGTGGAGGCGACCATGCCGGTCAACCTCATCACCATCACACCGAAACAGACCGTCGCCGAGCAGGACGCCGAGCACGGCAAGGACCTCTTCCAGCGCGACCCGGACGCGTGCTGCGCCCTTCGCAAGGTGGCGCCGCTCGCGGATGCCCTGGCCCGGTACGACGCCTGGGCCACCGGGCTGCGCCGTGCCGAGACCCACAACCGCGTGATCGCGCCCGTCATCGGCTGGGACGCCCGCAAGGGCAAGGTGAAGGTCTCGCCCCTGGCGCGGTGGAGCGACGAGCAGGTCGAGCGCTACATCGTCGAGAACAACATCCTGGTCAACCCGCTCGTGCACGACGGCTACCCCAGCATCGGCTGCTGGCCATGCACGCGGCGCGTGGCGCCGGGCGACGACCCGCGCAGCGGACGGTGGGCCGGCACGGCCAAGACCGAGTGCGGGATCCACTCATGA